In Paenibacillus phoenicis, one genomic interval encodes:
- the fni gene encoding type 2 isopentenyl-diphosphate Delta-isomerase — protein sequence MEPTSERKTEHIRLCLEEQVNAEGILNGFEKYRFRHNALPELDFAEISLKTAFLGASLRTPLLISSMTGGSRLAGEINARLAEAAERRGWAMGVGSVRAAVERDELAHTFAVRRFAPTIPIIANLGAVQLNYGYGPEDCKRAVEIAGADMLVLHLNSLQEVFQPEGDTNFGGLLRRIEEVCRELPIPVGVKEVGWGIDGATAKRLREAGVAFIDVAGAGGTSWSQVEKFRGSDPVRRAAAEAFADWGIPTAECIREVRAAVPDAALIGSGGLNTGVDAAKALALGADLAGFGRALLEPAVQSEEQLDALLERVELELRTAMFGIGAGSIPALRNTSRLVRRE from the coding sequence ATGGAACCCACATCGGAACGCAAAACCGAGCATATCCGGCTCTGTCTGGAGGAGCAAGTGAATGCGGAGGGCATCCTGAACGGCTTTGAAAAATACCGCTTTCGCCATAACGCCTTGCCAGAGCTGGATTTCGCCGAGATCAGCCTAAAGACGGCGTTTCTCGGCGCATCGTTGCGAACGCCGCTCCTGATCAGCTCGATGACCGGCGGCAGCCGGCTGGCCGGCGAGATCAATGCGCGCCTAGCCGAAGCGGCGGAGCGGCGCGGTTGGGCCATGGGCGTCGGCTCGGTCCGGGCCGCCGTTGAGCGGGACGAGCTAGCGCATACGTTTGCCGTGCGTCGGTTTGCGCCGACCATCCCGATCATCGCCAACTTAGGCGCGGTGCAGCTCAATTACGGCTACGGGCCGGAGGATTGCAAGCGGGCGGTGGAGATCGCCGGAGCGGACATGCTGGTGCTGCATCTGAACAGCCTGCAGGAGGTGTTCCAGCCGGAGGGAGATACGAACTTCGGCGGACTGCTGCGGCGGATCGAGGAGGTGTGCCGAGAGCTGCCGATTCCAGTTGGCGTAAAGGAGGTCGGCTGGGGCATCGACGGCGCTACGGCAAAACGGCTGCGCGAAGCAGGCGTCGCCTTCATCGACGTCGCAGGCGCCGGCGGCACCTCGTGGAGCCAGGTCGAGAAGTTCCGCGGCAGCGACCCCGTGCGCCGCGCGGCCGCGGAGGCATTCGCGGATTGGGGAATCCCCACCGCCGAATGCATCCGCGAGGTGCGGGCGGCGGTGCCCGACGCCGCCCTGATTGGCAGCGGCGGCCTGAACACCGGCGTGGACGCTGCCAAAGCGCTGGCGCTTGGTGCGGACCTGGCCGGGTTCGGCCGGGCGCTGCTCGAACCGGCAGTGCAGTCGGAGGAGCAGCTGGACGCGCTTCTGGAGCGCGTTGAGCTGGAGCTCCGCACTGCCATGTTCGGCATCGGCGCCGGGAGCATTCCGGCGCTGCGGAACACATCGCGGCTCGTGCGCCGCGAGTAG
- the prfA gene encoding peptide chain release factor 1 translates to MLDRLQSLADRYEKLSELLCDPDVANDSKRLRDYSKEQSDLQPAYEAYTEYKNVIGELEAAKAMQAEKLDDEMREMVKMEIEELTARQQALEEKIRILLLPKDPNDDKNVIVEIRGAAGGDEAALFAADLYRMYTRYADSQGWRVEVMDMNESDLGGFKEVIFMINGKGAYSKLKYESGAHRVQRIPATESGGRIHTSTSTVAVLPEVEEVDIEILDKDIRVDTFCSSGAGGQSVNTTKSAVRVTHIPTGIVATCQDGKSQNSNKEKALQVLRARIYDMKRQEEEAKYAGERKSKVGTGDRSERIRTYNFPQSRVTDHRIGLTLHKLDQVMNGELEEIVSALTIAEQAELMEKGE, encoded by the coding sequence TTGTTGGACCGACTACAATCCTTGGCTGACCGTTACGAGAAGTTAAGTGAGCTGCTTTGCGATCCAGACGTGGCGAACGACTCGAAACGACTGCGGGATTACTCCAAAGAACAATCGGATTTACAGCCGGCTTATGAGGCGTACACCGAATATAAGAATGTAATCGGAGAGCTGGAAGCGGCCAAAGCGATGCAGGCCGAGAAGCTGGATGATGAAATGCGCGAAATGGTGAAGATGGAAATCGAGGAACTGACCGCGCGCCAGCAGGCTTTGGAAGAAAAAATTCGCATTTTGTTGCTGCCGAAGGACCCGAATGACGATAAAAACGTAATCGTGGAAATTCGCGGCGCGGCCGGAGGAGACGAAGCGGCTCTGTTTGCTGCCGACTTGTACCGGATGTACACACGGTATGCCGATTCTCAAGGCTGGCGCGTCGAAGTGATGGATATGAACGAAAGCGACCTGGGCGGATTCAAAGAGGTTATCTTTATGATTAACGGCAAGGGCGCTTACAGCAAGCTGAAATACGAGAGCGGCGCGCATCGCGTGCAGCGCATTCCGGCGACGGAATCCGGCGGACGGATTCATACATCGACCTCGACGGTTGCGGTGTTGCCGGAGGTTGAGGAAGTGGATATCGAGATTTTGGATAAGGATATCCGTGTTGATACTTTCTGCTCGAGCGGCGCGGGCGGCCAATCGGTTAACACGACCAAATCCGCCGTGCGGGTTACCCACATCCCGACCGGTATCGTGGCCACTTGCCAAGACGGCAAATCGCAGAACTCCAACAAAGAGAAGGCACTACAGGTACTGCGTGCCCGGATCTATGATATGAAGCGTCAGGAAGAGGAAGCGAAATACGCCGGCGAACGGAAAAGCAAGGTGGGTACTGGGGACCGCAGCGAACGGATCCGGACTTACAACTTCCCGCAAAGCCGGGTAACCGACCACCGGATCGGCCTGACCCTGCATAAGCTGGATCAGGTGATGAACGGCGAGCTGGAAGAGATCGTATCGGCGTTGACGATTGCTGAGCAAGCTGAACTGATGGAAAAAGGAGAATAA
- the prmC gene encoding peptide chain release factor N(5)-glutamine methyltransferase translates to MSGAMTIWEARKEASSFLAAAGVREPGSNAELLLRHVLGLTGAAYLAALRDPFPADKRDAWEAVIRRKAAGEPAQYIIGEQEFYGLTFRVNPAVLIPRPETELLVERIALEGDALWPGGAPYAADIGTGSGAIAAALAHLRPAWRVAASDISPDALTVAQDNVRRLGLAVTFKQGDLLEPFAGEPLDIVVSNPPYIPAEDIPHLQPEVRDYEPRGALDGGPDGLAPYRTMMAQLALLPRPPRLIGFELGQGQAADVAALLRAAGHWDEIVTVPDLAGIDRHVLGIARG, encoded by the coding sequence ATGTCCGGTGCAATGACGATATGGGAAGCCCGTAAAGAGGCTTCTTCTTTTTTAGCGGCGGCGGGCGTGCGGGAGCCCGGGTCGAATGCGGAGCTGCTGCTCCGCCATGTGCTGGGCCTGACGGGCGCGGCGTATTTGGCCGCGCTGCGTGACCCGTTCCCGGCGGACAAGCGGGACGCCTGGGAAGCGGTGATCCGCCGCAAAGCGGCGGGTGAGCCAGCGCAGTATATTATCGGGGAGCAGGAGTTCTACGGATTGACCTTCCGGGTCAATCCGGCGGTACTGATCCCCCGCCCAGAAACGGAGCTGCTGGTGGAGCGCATCGCGTTGGAAGGCGATGCGCTGTGGCCCGGCGGCGCGCCGTACGCCGCCGACATCGGCACGGGCAGCGGCGCGATTGCCGCAGCCCTGGCCCACCTGCGCCCAGCATGGCGCGTCGCGGCGAGCGATATCTCGCCGGACGCCCTGACGGTGGCGCAGGACAATGTCCGGCGGCTCGGCCTCGCGGTGACATTCAAGCAGGGGGACCTGCTTGAACCTTTTGCCGGCGAGCCGCTGGACATCGTGGTGTCGAATCCGCCGTATATACCGGCGGAGGACATCCCGCACCTGCAGCCAGAGGTGCGGGACTATGAGCCGCGCGGCGCGCTGGATGGCGGTCCGGACGGGCTCGCGCCCTACCGGACCATGATGGCGCAGCTCGCGCTGCTGCCGCGGCCGCCTCGCCTCATCGGCTTCGAGCTCGGCCAAGGCCAAGCGGCCGACGTCGCGGCCCTGCTCCGCGCCGCCGGCCATTGGGACGAGATCGTGACCGTCCCCGATCTCGCCGGCATCGACCGCCACGTGCTGGGGATCGCACGAGGGTAA
- a CDS encoding FtsW/RodA/SpoVE family cell cycle protein, which translates to MLSKLKKIDYSIVVILLLLMAISIAVLYSATSNTQYHGYHLRMLVYYALGFVAFFGVSILDYRLLVKYAPYLYLFGFGLLIVVMFIGNTYYNATGWLTIPVINQSFQPAEFFKLLLVLFLGFMLLRKRKLRLAFWRDVVPICLLTFIPFVAVMAQNDLGNALSYVVILAGMLWIGNIKYWHALIALAIFAGSVIGGITAYKAYHDQVYNFFVDIGREHWINRIDPWLMPEKASEDASYHTRNAKLAIASGGMTGEGYMKGETVQSERVPLTYSDSIFVVIAEEFGFIGSSALLLLYFVLIHRLILISLETRETSGPYLIVGIVAMLLYQIFENIGMFIGLMPLTGITLPFISYGGTSLLINMASIGVAMSIRIYGQEKEEEKPPVASSAPTSRYALLRSKRQSENRG; encoded by the coding sequence ATGCTGAGCAAACTGAAAAAAATCGATTACTCCATCGTCGTGATCCTGCTGCTGCTCATGGCCATCAGCATCGCGGTGTTGTACAGCGCTACGTCAAACACCCAATATCATGGTTATCACCTTCGCATGCTTGTTTACTATGCGCTGGGGTTTGTTGCCTTTTTTGGAGTTTCGATTCTCGACTATCGGCTGCTTGTCAAATATGCGCCTTACTTGTACCTGTTTGGCTTCGGGCTGTTGATCGTCGTGATGTTCATTGGCAATACCTACTATAACGCAACTGGTTGGTTGACGATTCCGGTCATTAATCAGAGCTTTCAGCCGGCGGAGTTTTTTAAGCTGCTGCTGGTTCTTTTTCTTGGGTTTATGCTGCTGCGCAAGCGCAAACTTCGGTTGGCTTTCTGGCGGGACGTTGTGCCGATCTGCTTGCTGACCTTTATCCCGTTTGTTGCGGTAATGGCTCAAAATGACTTAGGAAATGCGCTCAGCTATGTCGTGATTTTGGCGGGCATGTTATGGATTGGGAATATTAAATATTGGCATGCGCTGATCGCGCTTGCGATCTTCGCCGGTTCGGTGATCGGAGGCATCACGGCGTACAAAGCGTATCATGATCAGGTGTATAACTTCTTTGTAGATATCGGCCGGGAGCACTGGATCAACCGGATCGATCCGTGGCTTATGCCGGAGAAAGCGTCCGAAGACGCCTCCTACCACACTCGGAACGCCAAGCTGGCGATTGCCTCCGGGGGCATGACCGGGGAAGGGTACATGAAAGGGGAGACGGTGCAGTCGGAACGGGTACCGCTCACCTACTCGGATTCGATCTTTGTGGTGATCGCTGAGGAGTTTGGTTTTATCGGGAGCTCGGCGTTGCTGCTGTTGTATTTTGTACTGATTCACCGGCTCATTCTGATCTCGCTTGAGACCCGCGAAACCAGCGGGCCGTACTTAATCGTGGGGATTGTGGCGATGCTGTTGTATCAGATTTTTGAAAATATCGGCATGTTCATTGGTCTCATGCCCTTGACAGGGATTACTTTGCCCTTCATCAGCTATGGCGGTACCTCGCTGCTGATTAATATGGCGAGCATCGGCGTGGCGATGAGCATCCGGATCTACGGGCAAGAGAAGGAAGAAGAGAAGCCCCCTGTGGCTTCGTCGGCACCTACGTCGCGTTATGCCTTGCTCAGATCTAAACGCCAGTCGGAAAATCGGGGATAA
- a CDS encoding ABC transporter ATP-binding protein, whose translation MQPVITFRHFSFRYKNQSEPTLKNIHLEIARGEKIWIAGPSGSGKSTLAHCINGLIPFSYGGEISGQLLLEGQDASAMTIFERSRRVGTILQNPDAQFVGQTVGEDVAFQLENEATPQDVMKEAVFSALDLVGMRAFEARGPHELSGGQKQQVSLAGVLSTQADILLFDEPLANLDPASGAKAMRLIDEIHRNQGKTVILIEHRAEDVLLEHIDRVIVMNEGEITAIGMPDELLAAGILPQYGLRQPLYLDALCHAGLSLSNFTGLTDPAALRLQEHVVMLDGKGEGNEQDDSERMKDDRQRTGGSEPQLRERLESWAASVPLVVRGGVGEPLLELRGVSFAYEPGTNAVEDVSLTVRAGETVALLGSNGAGKSTLSGLITGLLKPSKGEMRLSGEVINDWSIRRRGEAIGYVMQHPHHMLTQHIVRDEVRIGLAARGVPEPERGRRADEALRICGLYPYRNWPVSALSFGQKKRLSIAAILALQPKLMILDEPTAGQDYRHYTEFMEFIARLAAEGMAFLFITHDMHLALEYADRAAVMAGGRIIAEDTVARILADGDLTARANLRETSLARFAKAQGLTSPSRFVEAFIAAEKKVKRA comes from the coding sequence ATGCAGCCTGTCATAACTTTCCGACATTTCAGTTTTCGGTACAAAAATCAAAGCGAACCTACGCTAAAGAACATCCACTTAGAGATCGCACGCGGGGAGAAAATATGGATCGCCGGCCCCAGCGGCTCCGGCAAGTCGACGTTAGCCCATTGTATCAATGGGCTAATTCCCTTTTCATACGGCGGTGAAATTTCGGGGCAGCTGCTGCTGGAAGGCCAAGATGCTTCGGCGATGACGATCTTCGAGCGCAGCCGCCGGGTCGGTACGATCCTGCAAAATCCGGATGCCCAGTTCGTTGGTCAGACGGTTGGCGAGGATGTGGCGTTCCAACTGGAAAACGAGGCGACTCCGCAGGATGTGATGAAGGAGGCTGTTTTTTCGGCGCTGGATCTGGTGGGCATGCGAGCCTTTGAAGCCCGGGGACCTCATGAGCTTTCCGGCGGGCAAAAACAGCAGGTATCGCTGGCCGGTGTATTGTCGACGCAAGCGGATATTTTGCTGTTTGACGAGCCGCTCGCGAATTTGGACCCAGCCAGCGGCGCCAAAGCGATGCGGCTGATTGACGAGATTCACCGCAACCAAGGAAAAACGGTCATCCTTATCGAGCATCGCGCCGAGGATGTGCTGCTGGAGCATATCGACCGCGTCATTGTCATGAACGAGGGGGAGATCACGGCGATTGGCATGCCGGACGAGCTGCTCGCTGCGGGGATCCTCCCTCAGTACGGCCTGCGCCAGCCGCTGTACTTGGACGCGCTGTGTCATGCGGGGCTGTCGTTGTCGAACTTCACCGGCTTGACTGACCCGGCGGCATTACGGCTCCAAGAACATGTGGTGATGCTGGATGGTAAGGGTGAAGGGAACGAGCAGGACGACAGTGAGCGGATGAAGGATGACAGACAGCGGACGGGTGGGAGTGAGCCTCAACTGCGGGAGCGGCTCGAGAGCTGGGCGGCTTCGGTTCCGCTGGTTGTACGGGGCGGCGTCGGAGAGCCGCTGCTTGAGTTGCGGGGTGTGTCGTTTGCCTACGAGCCGGGCACGAATGCGGTGGAGGACGTCTCGCTGACCGTCCGTGCAGGTGAGACTGTGGCTCTGCTTGGCAGCAACGGGGCTGGCAAATCGACGCTGTCAGGGTTGATCACCGGCTTGCTTAAGCCGAGTAAGGGCGAGATGCGCCTGTCCGGCGAGGTGATCAATGACTGGTCGATTCGCCGACGCGGCGAAGCGATCGGCTATGTGATGCAACACCCGCATCACATGCTGACCCAGCACATCGTGCGGGACGAGGTTCGAATTGGCCTCGCGGCACGCGGTGTACCCGAACCTGAGCGAGGGCGGCGGGCGGATGAGGCGCTGCGGATTTGCGGGCTGTACCCGTACCGCAACTGGCCGGTTTCCGCGCTGAGCTTCGGGCAGAAGAAGCGGCTGAGCATCGCGGCCATCCTGGCGCTTCAGCCGAAGCTCATGATCTTGGACGAGCCGACGGCGGGACAGGATTATCGGCATTATACCGAATTTATGGAATTTATTGCCCGGCTGGCCGCGGAGGGAATGGCGTTCTTGTTCATCACGCACGATATGCATTTGGCGTTGGAATATGCGGATCGGGCAGCGGTGATGGCCGGGGGCCGGATTATCGCAGAGGATACGGTGGCACGGATTCTCGCAGATGGAGATCTAACCGCTAGGGCCAACCTGCGGGAGACGAGTCTGGCCCGCTTCGCGAAGGCTCAGGGGCTCACCTCGCCTTCACGCTTTGTGGAAGCTTTTATCGCAGCGGAAAAGAAGGTGAAACGAGCATGA
- a CDS encoding TM2 domain-containing protein, which translates to MLTKSDLTTSELLLLNSEMNKREKSLGLAYLMLLAGHLGVHRFYLKRIASGVIQLCLFILAIGLYFGFAIASAIESVDSPDTSYSLFLLIPVILFGLALTVWVIVDACLLPGMVRNWNAKLEQSLIEQIAALRSPAGFTKPGADGLGEGSRPLDI; encoded by the coding sequence ATGTTGACCAAAAGCGATCTGACCACAAGCGAGCTGCTGCTCCTGAATTCAGAAATGAATAAGCGCGAAAAATCGCTGGGCCTGGCATATCTGATGCTGCTGGCCGGTCATTTGGGCGTGCATCGTTTCTACTTGAAGCGGATCGCCAGCGGGGTTATACAGCTGTGTTTATTCATCCTGGCGATTGGGCTTTACTTTGGGTTTGCCATTGCGTCGGCGATTGAAAGCGTGGATTCGCCCGATACGAGCTACTCCCTGTTTTTGCTTATCCCCGTCATATTGTTTGGGTTGGCGCTGACCGTATGGGTCATTGTCGATGCTTGCTTGCTGCCTGGCATGGTCCGGAATTGGAACGCAAAGCTGGAGCAGTCGCTGATCGAACAAATCGCTGCCCTTCGCTCGCCGGCAGGCTTTACGAAGCCCGGCGCGGATGGGTTAGGGGAGGGCAGCCGCCCGCTTGACATCTAG
- a CDS encoding ECF-type riboflavin transporter substrate-binding protein, protein MKPSLWKWSTRTVVTIGIGAALYGATSWIGIPIAPDTQLRPAIALLAIFGALFGPVVGFIAGFIGHVINDLITSGTVWWGWALGSGITAAFMGLIYLAKDFNAQEGQMKKNHVAWFVVYGIVGIFVSLAFSGYFDIFVMGEPNDKILVQVISAGLANLAVFLILGLPAVLAYVRRNRSNSNLSVDR, encoded by the coding sequence ATGAAACCTTCATTGTGGAAGTGGAGCACGAGAACGGTGGTAACCATCGGGATTGGCGCTGCGCTCTATGGAGCGACCAGTTGGATTGGCATCCCGATTGCGCCGGATACGCAGCTTCGGCCGGCGATCGCTTTGCTGGCGATTTTCGGTGCGTTGTTTGGGCCGGTTGTTGGCTTTATCGCCGGATTTATCGGACACGTGATCAACGATTTGATTACAAGCGGCACCGTTTGGTGGGGCTGGGCACTTGGCTCAGGCATTACTGCGGCGTTTATGGGCCTGATTTATTTGGCTAAGGATTTCAACGCTCAGGAAGGGCAGATGAAGAAGAACCACGTGGCCTGGTTTGTGGTGTATGGGATTGTGGGGATCTTCGTTTCCCTGGCGTTTTCCGGGTATTTTGATATCTTCGTGATGGGGGAACCCAACGATAAAATTTTGGTTCAGGTCATTTCCGCTGGGCTGGCCAACTTAGCCGTGTTTCTCATTCTGGGATTACCGGCGGTGCTGGCTTATGTGAGACGCAACCGCAGCAACTCGAATTTAAGCGTGGATAGATAG
- a CDS encoding GNAT family N-acetyltransferase yields METEGAYLFSVKEKEQQTPVGHLWFNVLEQEKGPVAFILDILIYDEFQGQGYGQAAMTALEEKVRELGLNRIGLHVFGHNQRAFRLYQKMGYTVTDIQMFKTLERYP; encoded by the coding sequence TTGGAGACGGAGGGGGCCTATCTGTTCAGTGTGAAGGAGAAAGAACAGCAAACGCCTGTGGGCCATCTTTGGTTTAATGTGCTGGAGCAGGAAAAAGGTCCGGTAGCTTTTATCCTCGATATCTTGATCTATGATGAATTCCAGGGCCAAGGTTACGGCCAAGCGGCGATGACCGCGCTGGAGGAAAAGGTGCGCGAATTGGGGTTGAATAGGATTGGCCTTCATGTGTTCGGACATAACCAGCGGGCGTTTCGTTTGTATCAAAAGATGGGTTACACGGTCACGGACATACAGATGTTCAAAACCTTGGAGCGTTATCCTTGA
- a CDS encoding TM2 domain-containing protein, whose product MDYALHRKSQLDTRELLLLESEVKSQGKNMIVAYILWYFLGIVGGHRFYMGKIGTAVTQLILSLTVVGLIVTGIWWIVDAFLVHTWVKRHNAEVENRIIDRIFYDRGRSPEYPI is encoded by the coding sequence ATGGATTATGCCTTGCACCGCAAGTCCCAGTTGGATACCCGGGAATTGCTGCTGCTGGAATCCGAGGTGAAAAGCCAGGGGAAAAACATGATTGTGGCTTACATACTATGGTATTTCCTTGGTATTGTTGGGGGACATCGCTTTTACATGGGGAAAATCGGAACGGCCGTGACCCAGTTGATCTTGTCCCTGACGGTGGTTGGGCTGATCGTTACCGGGATCTGGTGGATTGTGGACGCTTTCCTGGTGCACACTTGGGTGAAACGTCATAACGCCGAGGTGGAGAACCGGATTATCGACCGGATTTTCTATGACCGCGGCAGATCTCCGGAGTATCCGATCTAA
- a CDS encoding energy-coupling factor transporter transmembrane component T family protein encodes MNQTSGLYVAGESFFHRMDAAVKLILLLTWTVVTFLFMDLRVFVVMLAGGVTMLLLARVPFRKMALLFWALMVFTVINSIFILLITPRFGTTLTGSDTPFIPLGYDTINAETLFYVLTLSLKYLTLLPITLLFIFTTHPSRFAASLNKLGVPYKLAYAVSIAFRYIPDLTKEFRTILNALQMRGLGISRGDGTLLQRARNLTQAVVPLLQSSLQRIESVSDAMDLRGFGTKPRRTWYMGTVMTGSDKLIALLCVVLLATGVGLKQSLLQGFWYPFG; translated from the coding sequence ATGAACCAAACGAGCGGATTATACGTTGCCGGGGAATCTTTCTTTCATCGGATGGATGCCGCCGTTAAGCTGATCCTGCTCTTGACCTGGACTGTCGTTACCTTCCTGTTCATGGATTTGCGTGTATTTGTCGTCATGCTGGCCGGCGGGGTTACGATGCTGCTGCTCGCCCGGGTTCCTTTCCGAAAAATGGCGCTTTTGTTTTGGGCTCTGATGGTTTTTACTGTGATTAACAGCATTTTTATTCTGCTGATTACGCCTCGCTTCGGCACGACGCTAACCGGAAGTGATACGCCGTTCATCCCGCTGGGCTATGATACGATTAATGCAGAAACGTTGTTTTACGTGTTGACGCTGTCGCTGAAATATCTCACGCTGCTGCCGATCACGCTGCTATTTATCTTTACGACGCACCCCAGCCGTTTTGCAGCCAGCTTAAACAAGTTAGGCGTGCCTTACAAGCTGGCATATGCGGTCAGCATTGCTTTTCGCTACATTCCCGATTTGACAAAGGAATTCCGCACGATTCTCAATGCGCTGCAGATGCGCGGGCTCGGCATCTCCCGCGGCGATGGCACACTGCTGCAACGGGCGCGGAATTTAACGCAGGCGGTTGTGCCGCTGCTGCAATCTTCGCTGCAGCGGATCGAATCGGTGTCCGATGCCATGGACCTGCGCGGATTCGGCACGAAGCCGCGGCGAACCTGGTACATGGGCACCGTCATGACGGGAAGCGATAAGCTGATCGCGCTGCTGTGCGTCGTGTTGCTGGCGACCGGCGTAGGTCTGAAGCAAAGCTTGCTTCAAGGCTTTTGGTATCCGTTTGGATAG
- the ychF gene encoding redox-regulated ATPase YchF: MALKAGIVGLPNVGKSTLFNAITQAGAESANYPFCTIDPNVGVVEVPDERLDKLTELVVPNRTVPTAFEFVDIAGLVRGASKGEGLGNKFLAHIREVDAIVHVVRCFEDENITHVDGKINPISDIQTINLELILADVESVEKRIERAKKNMKGGNKQYAQEVEVLERIKEALYNDQPARSVELTDEEKLIVRDLHLLTLKPVLYAANVSEDGVSDADNNPFVQQVKEFAAAEGAEVVPISAKVEAEIAELEGEDKKMFLEELGLNASGLDRLIQAAYRLLGLYTYFTAGVQEVRAWTIRKGTKAPQAAGVIHSDFERGFIRAEVVSYEDLVAAGSMSAARERGQLRLEGKDYVVQDGDIMHFRFNV, translated from the coding sequence ATGGCTTTGAAAGCAGGCATTGTGGGTTTGCCGAACGTGGGGAAGTCCACACTGTTTAACGCGATAACCCAGGCGGGGGCGGAATCCGCCAACTATCCGTTTTGTACGATCGATCCGAACGTCGGCGTCGTGGAAGTGCCGGACGAGCGGCTCGACAAGCTGACCGAACTGGTGGTTCCGAATCGGACGGTTCCGACAGCTTTTGAATTTGTGGATATCGCCGGGTTGGTCCGCGGTGCGAGCAAGGGGGAGGGACTTGGCAACAAGTTCTTGGCCCATATCCGCGAGGTGGACGCGATCGTTCACGTGGTTCGCTGCTTCGAGGACGAGAACATTACGCACGTGGACGGCAAAATCAACCCGATCAGCGACATCCAAACGATTAACCTGGAATTGATCTTGGCTGACGTGGAGAGCGTGGAGAAACGGATCGAACGCGCCAAGAAAAATATGAAGGGCGGCAACAAGCAATACGCACAGGAAGTTGAGGTCCTGGAACGGATCAAGGAGGCGCTGTATAACGATCAGCCGGCGCGCAGCGTAGAGCTGACGGACGAAGAGAAGTTGATCGTGCGCGATTTGCACCTGCTGACGTTGAAGCCGGTGCTGTATGCTGCTAACGTTAGCGAGGATGGCGTAAGCGATGCGGACAACAATCCTTTTGTGCAGCAGGTCAAAGAATTTGCTGCGGCTGAAGGCGCCGAAGTCGTTCCGATCAGCGCCAAGGTGGAGGCGGAGATCGCGGAGTTGGAAGGCGAAGACAAGAAGATGTTCCTGGAGGAGCTTGGTCTGAACGCTTCCGGTTTGGATCGCTTAATCCAGGCAGCATACCGTCTGCTTGGCCTGTATACGTATTTCACGGCTGGCGTTCAAGAAGTTCGCGCCTGGACGATCCGCAAAGGCACGAAAGCGCCGCAAGCCGCCGGCGTGATTCACTCCGATTTCGAGCGCGGTTTTATCCGTGCGGAGGTTGTCTCTTATGAAGACCTCGTTGCTGCCGGTTCGATGAGCGCGGCGCGCGAACGCGGCCAGCTGCGGCTGGAAGGGAAAGACTACGTCGTCCAGGACGGCGATATCATGCATTTCCGCTTTAACGTATAG